A single window of Vespula pensylvanica isolate Volc-1 chromosome 23, ASM1446617v1, whole genome shotgun sequence DNA harbors:
- the LOC122636829 gene encoding transportin-3 has protein sequence MDSPPALETVYQAVYSLYNNSNPSDSGKASLWLGELQKSVFAWKISDEMLQQKRDIESCYFAAQTMRTKIQLSFHELPLEAHTSLRDSLMEHISQINEHTNSAIVTQLCLALAALALQMSSWQKPVIDLINRFGRTSSSLWPLLEIMTVLPEEVKSKSLRLGANRRQHVLVELIATADTVTEFLKMCLKDGGDNVQIRVTILRCFTSWITVRAIPLQTIPTSEVVTYVFQVLGNHMAGSQLHEAAADCMCVILQALEEDSNSSRDNNSEPSAQFQQLQMCLFSNVMDLEQPYHLSVVHEDMEKSINYCRVFTELAETFIDTIIEGSMDRKSHYAIKILDLVLMCLGHHDYEVAQITFHLWYRLSEVLYQKNDDELNLVFRPHIERLIGALCRHCQMEPDHLGLVEEGGGGEEFAEFRNRVSELIKDVIFVVGSSHCFRQMFSSLTGGPGPQGLPVQTPTWDSIEAALFVMQAVAKNILPEENDVVPKVVEAILNLPENTHIAVRHTSILLLGELCEWIDSHPQTLEPILNTLLACLSQKGLGTAASGALLSICTACAIRMGPHFPGLLQIARSLDSFGISNDSAIGLLKGAALVLARLPRAEITPAMKELCWFQAIPLCELLQNKVPIEKGTKTDPVIWLDRLAVIFRYTNPLIRDSNEPHPCQNVVTEMWPVLSNVCTEYQHDARLMERCCRCLRFAVRCVGKYSAHLLEPLVKQIVQLYSAHQHSCFLYLGSILVDEYAFETECLPGLLSMLEAFIGPTFTILQQDDGLKDHPDTIDDLFRLCARFLQRVPIPFLHSSIIGSVIDCALMACSLDHRDANASVMKFFYDLLYSGRMLQSHPDYSIRRQLVRGIILEKGQTLVMRLLHASVFSLSSYMLSDVADVIVELNLADRQLLSKWLEEAIKSMPTQNADGSPTATNEQLVEFHNTVTRADIAKPVTVALRYFARLYR, from the exons ATGGATTCTCCACCTGCTTTGGAAACTGTCTATCAAGCTGTATATTCCTTATACAATAATTCAAATCCATCCGATTCTGGGAAAGCATCATTATGGCTTGGAGAATTGCAAAAATCA gTATTTGCATGGAAAATATCTGACGAAATGTTGCAGcaaaagagagacatagagtCTTGTTATTTTGCTGCACAAACTATGCGtacaaaaatacaattatcCTTTCATGAGTTACCTTTAGAAGCTCATACTTCTTTGCGCGATTCTTTAATGGAACATATATCACAAATTAATGAACATACCAATTCTGCCATTGTTACAcag TTATGTTTAGCATTGGCAGCTCTTGCGTTACAAATGTCATCGTGGCAGAAACCTGTTATAGATTTAATTAACAGGTTCGGAAGAACAAGCAGCAGTCTTTGGCCATTGCTAGAGATTATGACTGTACTTCCAGAAGAAGTAAAGTCAAAATCTCTTAG ATTAGGAGCCAACAGAAGACAACACGTATTGGTAGAGCTTATTGCAACTGCTGATACAGTTACAGAATTCTTG AAAATGTGTTTGAAAGATGGCGGTGATAATGTACAAATACGAGTTACTATTCTTCGATGTTTTACTAGTTGGATTACTGTTCGTGCTATACCTCTTCAGACTATACCAACGAGTGAAGTTGTGACATACGTATTTCAa gTATTGGGTAATCATATGGCTGGTTCTCAATTACACGAAGCTGCTGCAGATTGTATGTGCGTTATCCTACAAGCATTAGAAGaagatagtaatagtagtcgAGATAATAATAGCGAACCAAGTGCTCAATTTCAACAATTACAAATGTGTCTTTTTAGTAATGTAATGGATTTAGAACAACCATATCATTTATCTGTCGTTCACGAAGATAtggaaaa ATCTATTAACTATTGTCGTGTTTTTACGGAATTGGCCGAAACATTTATCGATACTATCATAGAAGGTAGTATGGATAGAAAAAGTCATTATGCTATCAAGATTCTTGATCTTGTTCTCATGTGTCTTGGACATCACGATTATGAA GTCGCACAAATAACTTTTCATCTTTGGTATCGATTATCAGAAGTCCTTTATcaaaaaaatgatgatgaaCTTAATCTCGTATTTCGACCACACATTGAACGATTAATCGGTGCACTTTGTAGGCATTGCCAAATGGAACCAGATCAT ctTGGTTTAGTagaagaaggtggaggaggagaagagttTGCAGAATTTAGAAATCGCGTATCAGAACTCATAAAAGACGTAATATTTGTAGTTGGCAGCAGTCATTGTTTCAGACAAATGTTTTCTTCGTTAACAGGTGGTCCTGGTCCACAAGGACTACCCGTTCAAACTCCTACTTGGGATTCTATAGAGGCTGCGCTTTTTGTAATGCAAGCAGTTGCTAAAAATATACTACC AGAGGAAAATGACGTTGTTCCAAAAGTAGTTGAAGCAATCCTTAATTTACCAGAAAACACTCATATTGCTGTACGACATACAAGCATTCTTTTGTTAGGAGAATTATGTGAATGGATAGACAGTCATCCCCAAACATTAG AACCAATACTAAATACTTTATTGGCTTGTCTAAGTCAAAAAGGATTAGGAACTGCAGCATCCGGTGCACTTTTAAGCATTTGTACTGCATGTGCAATACGTATGGGACCGCATTTCCCTGGATTGTTGCAAATTGCACGCTCTCTTGATAGTTTTGGCATAAGTAATGATTCTGCTATTGGATTGCTAAAAG gTGCAGCATTAGTTTTGGCAAGATTACCAAGAGCAGAAATTACCCCAGCAATGAAAGAATTATGTTGGTTTCAAGCTATACCACTTTGCGAGCTTTTGCAAAATAAAGTACCAATAGAAAAGGGAACAAAGACTGATCCTGTGATATGGTTAGATAGATTAGCAGTAATATTTAGGTACACTAATCCTCTAATCCGGGATTCAAACGAACCACATCCCTGTCAGAATGTTGTTACTGAA ATGTGGCCAGTATTGTCAAATGTATGTACAGAATATCAGCACGATGCAAGACTTATGGAAAGATGTTGTCGTTGTTTAAGGTTCGCTGTTAGATGTGTAGGCAAATATTCCGCACATCTCCTTGAGCCACTTGTAAAACAg attgtACAATTATATTCCGCGCATCAACATAGTTGTTTCTTATATCTTGGTTCCATATTAGTCGACGAATATGCTTTTGAAACGGAATGTTTGCCAGGATTACTGAGTATGTTGGAAGCTTTTATCGGACCTACTTTTACGATTCTTCAACAAGACGATGGTTTAAAAGATCATCCTGATACTATAGACGACCTCTTCAGATTATGCGCTAG gTTTCTACAAAGAGTACCTATTCCTTTTCTACATTCATCAATAATCGGAAGTGTAATTGACTGTGCTTTGATGGCATGTAGTTTAGATCATAGAGATGCTAATGCTTCagtaatgaaattcttttatgATCTTTTATATAGTGGTAGAATGCTTCAG tCACATCCGGATTACTCGATACGACGACAATTAGTGAGAggaataatattagaaaaaggtCAAACATTAGTTATGAGACTTCTTCATGCTTCTGTATTCTCGTTATCTTCGTACATGTTATCCGATGTTGCAGACGTTATCGTTGAACTTAATTTAGCCGATAGGCAG CTTTTATCAAAATGGTTAGAAGAAGCTATAAAATCAATGCCAACTCAAAATGCGGATGGATCTCCTACGGCAACGAACGAACAACTTGTTGAATTCCATAATACCGTTACaag agcTGATATAGCTAAACCTGTGACAGTTGCCCTAAGATACTTCGCGCGTTTATATCGTTGA